The proteins below are encoded in one region of Sphingobium yanoikuyae:
- a CDS encoding SDR family NAD(P)-dependent oxidoreductase: MTKTVLITGATAGIGEAAVRAFAADGWQVIGTGRRADRLEKLAAEIGDAFCPLIFDMRDEAAIDAALASLPEGFRGIDMLVNNAGLALGTAPAQSADLAQWQQMIETNITGLVTVTHKLLPGLVARKGGIINLSSVAATYPYTGGNVYGGTKAFVRQFSLGLRSDLHGTGVRVTSIEPGMVETEFTLVRTGSQQASDTLYGNANPMTADDIAATLLWVANQPAHLNINTLELMPVSQSFAGFQVAREG, translated from the coding sequence ATGACCAAGACCGTCCTCATCACCGGCGCCACCGCCGGCATTGGCGAAGCCGCCGTCCGCGCCTTTGCCGCCGATGGCTGGCAGGTGATCGGCACCGGCCGCCGCGCCGATCGGCTGGAAAAGCTGGCCGCCGAAATCGGCGACGCCTTCTGCCCGCTGATATTCGACATGCGCGACGAAGCCGCGATCGACGCGGCGCTGGCCAGCCTGCCCGAAGGCTTTCGTGGCATCGACATGCTGGTCAACAATGCCGGCCTGGCGCTCGGCACCGCGCCAGCCCAGTCGGCCGACCTCGCCCAGTGGCAGCAGATGATCGAGACCAACATCACCGGCCTCGTCACCGTCACCCACAAGCTGTTGCCCGGTCTGGTCGCGCGCAAGGGCGGGATCATCAATCTGAGCTCGGTGGCGGCGACCTATCCCTACACCGGCGGCAATGTCTATGGCGGCACCAAGGCGTTCGTGCGCCAATTTTCGCTCGGCCTGCGGTCGGACCTGCACGGCACCGGCGTGCGCGTCACCTCGATCGAACCGGGCATGGTCGAGACCGAATTCACCCTGGTCCGCACCGGCAGCCAGCAGGCGTCCGACACGCTTTACGGCAATGCCAATCCGATGACCGCGGATGACATCGCCGCCACCCTGCTCTGGGTCGCGAACCAGCCCGCGCATCTCAACATCAACACGCTGGAACTGATGCCGGTGAGCCAGTCCTTCGCCGGCTTCCAGGTCGCGCGCGAAGGCTGA
- a CDS encoding HoxN/HupN/NixA family nickel/cobalt transporter, whose translation MTATPLQASLRRRSVPLIAALVLANLAVWGWAFALFGDRPVMMGTALLAWGLGLRHAVDADHIAAIDNVTRKLMQDGQRPLTVGLWFAIGHSAIVLIAALGLAYAVSALAGLERFRAAGGVVATLISATFLFAIAIMNLVILRQVWATFRRVQAGGSYVEADLDMLTGGRGPLSRLFRPVFRLISRPWQMAPLGFLFGLGFDTATEVAILGLSAAQASDGFALGPVLVLPLLFAAGMALVDTVDGMLMMGAYQWAFVKPLRKLYYNIVITALSAAVAIGIGTIETLALLGDKLGLSGGIWDVAATLGEHFNDLGFAIIGLFIACWIASALFYRWKGYDAIELTPAGEVRA comes from the coding sequence ATGACCGCCACCCCTTTGCAGGCGTCGCTTCGGCGACGCAGCGTGCCGCTGATCGCGGCGCTCGTCCTTGCCAATCTGGCCGTCTGGGGCTGGGCCTTCGCCCTGTTCGGCGACCGACCGGTGATGATGGGCACGGCCCTGCTCGCCTGGGGCCTTGGCCTGCGCCATGCGGTCGATGCCGATCATATCGCCGCGATCGACAATGTGACGCGCAAGCTGATGCAGGACGGGCAGCGGCCGCTGACCGTGGGCCTGTGGTTCGCGATCGGCCATAGCGCGATCGTGCTGATCGCCGCGCTGGGCCTCGCCTATGCGGTCAGTGCGCTGGCCGGGCTGGAGCGGTTCCGCGCTGCCGGCGGCGTGGTGGCGACGCTGATTTCCGCCACCTTCCTGTTCGCCATCGCGATCATGAACCTCGTGATCCTGCGCCAGGTCTGGGCGACCTTCCGCCGGGTGCAGGCGGGCGGCAGCTATGTCGAGGCGGATCTCGACATGTTGACCGGCGGGCGCGGGCCGCTATCGCGCCTGTTCCGTCCGGTCTTCCGCCTGATCTCGCGCCCCTGGCAGATGGCGCCGCTCGGCTTCCTCTTTGGCCTGGGCTTCGACACCGCGACCGAAGTGGCGATATTGGGCCTGTCCGCCGCGCAGGCGAGCGACGGTTTCGCGCTCGGCCCGGTGCTGGTCCTGCCCCTGCTGTTCGCGGCCGGCATGGCGCTGGTCGATACGGTCGACGGCATGCTGATGATGGGCGCCTATCAATGGGCGTTCGTGAAGCCGCTGCGCAAGCTCTACTATAATATCGTCATCACCGCTTTGTCGGCGGCGGTGGCGATCGGCATCGGCACGATCGAGACGCTGGCGCTGCTCGGCGACAAGCTGGGCCTCTCCGGCGGCATCTGGGATGTCGCCGCCACGCTGGGCGAGCATTTCAACGATCTGGGCTTCGCGATCATCGGCCTGTTCATCGCCTGCTGGATCGCCAGCGCGCTCTTCTATCGCTGGAAGGGCTATGACGCGATCGAACTGACCCCGGCGGGCGAGGTGCGGGCTTAA
- a CDS encoding peptidase, translating into MLRPVLLLHRWLGILIGAVMTLWCLSGFVMLYVDYPRLTPAAQLGGLTPLTLSAGQAGTLPDTMMLSAARIEMMAGRPVLRVTPALDPTRTIPQMRVSAGTHDWASGKPVEQVDPQNIHRIATEFGRNSAIAGPPERVARTEMDQWTVQTFRRNAPLYRVDYADAAGTQAYVSGKSGEVVQLTTRFQRFWGWLGAVPHWLYPTILRQDGALWSQVVIWTSLIGCFLTITGLWVGIARLRRRRDGSIGSPYRGLWWWHHMAGLFFGIVTLTWVASGLLSMNPWGLLDSEAMMIQRQRLNGDFAWGDARRAIAALPALPQGSVRLEVVPVAGAVHLVAIDRAGKAQRFDAAGRSAALSEAGLRAALQDGPSIGSIVLLRQEDAYYYGHKASVALPVWRVILADDQATRLYVDPASGRLIRAFDRNGRAFRWLQDGLHRLDFPLLRTRPWWDLIVLPLLAMVTLVCGTGTWMGLSKLRRDLRRVRNRRRRACAVRPLIGETA; encoded by the coding sequence ATGTTGCGGCCGGTCCTGCTGCTGCATCGCTGGCTGGGCATCCTCATCGGCGCCGTCATGACGCTGTGGTGCCTGTCCGGCTTCGTGATGCTTTATGTCGACTATCCGCGCCTGACACCGGCCGCGCAGCTTGGGGGGCTCACGCCCCTCACCCTGTCGGCCGGGCAAGCGGGCACACTGCCCGACACCATGATGCTGTCCGCCGCCCGGATCGAGATGATGGCGGGGCGGCCTGTATTGCGCGTGACGCCCGCGCTCGATCCGACGCGGACCATCCCGCAGATGCGGGTATCCGCCGGCACCCATGACTGGGCGTCGGGGAAACCGGTCGAGCAGGTCGATCCGCAAAATATCCACAGGATCGCGACCGAGTTCGGCCGCAACAGCGCCATTGCCGGCCCGCCGGAGCGGGTCGCCCGGACCGAGATGGACCAGTGGACGGTCCAGACCTTTCGCCGCAACGCGCCGCTCTATCGTGTCGATTATGCCGATGCGGCGGGCACGCAGGCCTATGTCTCGGGCAAGAGTGGGGAGGTGGTGCAGCTGACTACCCGCTTCCAGCGCTTCTGGGGCTGGCTCGGCGCGGTGCCGCACTGGCTCTATCCCACGATCCTGCGGCAGGATGGCGCGCTGTGGAGCCAGGTCGTCATCTGGACCTCGCTGATCGGCTGCTTCCTGACGATCACCGGCCTGTGGGTCGGCATCGCCCGGCTGCGCCGTCGCCGCGACGGCAGCATCGGATCGCCCTATCGCGGCCTGTGGTGGTGGCATCATATGGCCGGGCTGTTCTTCGGCATAGTGACGCTGACCTGGGTGGCGAGTGGGCTGCTGTCGATGAACCCCTGGGGCCTGCTGGACAGCGAGGCGATGATGATCCAGCGCCAGCGGCTGAACGGTGACTTCGCCTGGGGCGATGCGCGCCGGGCGATCGCGGCGCTGCCGGCCTTGCCGCAGGGAAGCGTCCGGCTGGAGGTGGTGCCCGTTGCCGGTGCCGTTCATCTGGTGGCGATCGATCGGGCGGGCAAGGCGCAGCGCTTCGACGCTGCCGGACGATCCGCTGCTTTGTCCGAAGCGGGCCTGCGCGCGGCGCTCCAGGATGGACCGTCGATCGGCTCGATCGTCCTGCTGCGGCAGGAAGACGCCTATTATTATGGCCATAAGGCCAGCGTCGCCCTGCCGGTGTGGCGCGTCATCCTGGCCGATGACCAGGCGACCCGCCTCTATGTCGATCCCGCGTCGGGCCGCCTGATCCGCGCCTTCGACCGCAATGGCCGCGCCTTCCGCTGGCTGCAGGACGGGCTGCACCGGCTCGACTTCCCGCTGCTGCGCACCCGTCCCTGGTGGGATCTGATCGTCCTGCCGCTGCTCGCCATGGTCACGCTCGTTTGCGGGACGGGGACATGGATGGGCCTTTCCAAGCTGCGGCGCGACCTGCGCCGTGTCCGCAATCGCCGGCGGCGCGCCTGCGCCGTGCGGCCCCTGATCGGAGAAACCGCATGA
- a CDS encoding TonB-dependent receptor plug domain-containing protein → MKSNIVSRAALALSLAIASPALADEGEGDSIVVTGTSLEETLPQQLSRYGHAIEIVTDTQIRDAAAIDTARALEAVPGLFIRSQSGPFSYVDIALQGSRTKDVLWTMDGIRLNNRLYGGTSPNDTMAASMIERIEVLKGGESLFYGTQAAAGVINVVTRDFSDDLGGQVNASLDSFAGTSLDGYVRGAIGQHRFVVWANRSQSDGYRPYDVMQPSATDRARGYDLWSAGIKYQYDIASDLRLNALYQHTKADLDNISATRTKESRNDRNEEVASLRLDYTGEDGVQFFLKGYFHDWKTAYVQIRNPVPAGPPQVIYPAGTFWGYQDYGGSAVVQLNMLRGIDTLIGYDFQSFNGRDDVLLIAPTDEQVHAGIFQLRTNDELSSKARIAAGLRYNKAKGSEKTIWNVSGRYDVSDALFVEANGGTSFVLPDASQLYGNDPCCEVGNPNLKPEESLNLNAALGGALAGGAIRWKATYFNRRITDLIDTTYDDPAFPDGTYINVRDKVRARGAELELNADLSGGWGLSASYTYSRVRNQGSSVQRDRNPEQYGRAAIVYAPQTGRFGANLSANWVGDVWSTASGFGRMNYGNYAVVDAGAHLWLDQARRNRFGINVENLFDRDYATTGYRSAVSDAGVLDGSNSRFLYFYRGVPRTLRVSYGLSF, encoded by the coding sequence ATGAAGTCCAATATCGTTTCACGGGCCGCGCTGGCCCTTTCGCTTGCCATCGCATCGCCGGCTCTGGCCGACGAAGGGGAAGGCGACAGCATCGTCGTCACCGGCACCAGCCTGGAAGAGACGCTGCCGCAGCAGCTGTCGCGCTATGGCCATGCCATCGAGATCGTCACCGACACGCAGATCCGCGATGCCGCCGCGATCGACACCGCCCGCGCGCTCGAAGCGGTGCCGGGCCTGTTCATCCGGTCGCAGTCCGGGCCGTTCAGCTATGTCGACATCGCGCTGCAGGGTTCGCGCACCAAGGATGTGCTGTGGACGATGGACGGCATCCGCCTCAACAACCGCCTCTATGGCGGCACGTCGCCCAACGACACCATGGCCGCCAGCATGATCGAGCGGATCGAGGTGCTGAAAGGGGGCGAAAGCCTGTTCTACGGCACCCAGGCCGCGGCCGGCGTGATCAATGTCGTCACCCGCGATTTCAGCGACGATCTGGGCGGCCAGGTCAATGCCAGCCTCGACAGCTTTGCCGGGACCAGCCTGGACGGCTATGTTCGCGGCGCGATCGGCCAGCATCGCTTCGTGGTCTGGGCCAATCGCAGCCAGTCGGACGGCTATCGTCCCTATGACGTGATGCAGCCCAGCGCGACCGATCGCGCGCGCGGCTATGATCTCTGGTCGGCGGGCATCAAATATCAATATGATATCGCGTCGGACCTGCGCCTGAACGCCCTCTACCAGCATACCAAGGCCGATCTCGACAATATCAGCGCGACGCGGACCAAGGAAAGCCGCAACGACCGCAATGAGGAAGTGGCCAGCCTGCGGCTCGACTATACCGGCGAGGATGGGGTGCAATTCTTCCTCAAGGGCTATTTCCACGACTGGAAGACCGCCTATGTCCAGATCCGAAACCCCGTGCCCGCCGGCCCGCCGCAGGTCATCTATCCGGCCGGCACCTTCTGGGGCTATCAGGATTATGGCGGCAGCGCGGTGGTGCAGCTCAACATGCTGCGCGGCATCGACACGCTGATCGGCTATGATTTCCAGAGCTTCAACGGCCGCGACGACGTCCTGCTGATCGCGCCGACCGATGAACAGGTCCATGCCGGCATCTTCCAGCTGCGCACCAATGACGAATTGTCGAGCAAGGCGCGGATCGCCGCGGGCCTGCGCTACAACAAGGCGAAGGGATCGGAAAAGACGATCTGGAACGTGTCGGGCCGCTATGATGTCAGCGACGCGCTGTTCGTGGAGGCCAATGGCGGCACCTCCTTCGTGCTGCCCGACGCCTCGCAGCTTTATGGCAATGATCCCTGTTGCGAGGTCGGCAACCCGAACCTGAAGCCCGAGGAGAGCCTGAACCTCAACGCCGCGCTGGGCGGCGCGCTGGCCGGCGGAGCGATCCGGTGGAAAGCGACCTATTTCAACCGGCGCATCACCGACCTGATCGACACGACCTATGATGATCCGGCCTTTCCCGACGGCACCTATATCAACGTTCGCGACAAGGTGCGGGCCAGGGGTGCCGAGCTGGAGCTGAACGCCGACCTGAGCGGCGGTTGGGGTCTGTCTGCCAGCTACACATATTCGCGTGTTCGCAATCAGGGCAGTTCGGTGCAGCGCGATCGCAACCCGGAACAATATGGCCGCGCCGCGATCGTCTATGCGCCGCAGACCGGCCGCTTCGGCGCCAATCTGTCGGCCAATTGGGTGGGCGATGTCTGGTCGACCGCATCGGGCTTTGGCCGGATGAACTATGGCAATTATGCCGTGGTCGATGCGGGCGCCCATCTGTGGCTGGACCAGGCGCGGCGCAACCGGTTCGGCATCAATGTCGAAAATCTGTTCGACCGGGATTATGCCACGACCGGCTACCGCTCGGCGGTCAGCGATGCGGGCGTATTGGACGGCAGCAACAGCCGCTTCCTCTATTTCTACCGGGGCGTGCCGCGCACGCTGCGGGTCAGCTATGGCCTGAGCTTCTGA
- a CDS encoding copper resistance protein B: MRRVALLMLAAAAPVQAQTMDHSQMDHSQMDHGAMGHEMPAADAAIPQGTPPTVPTDHAADALYDPAAMARARAAMIAEGGGMTYSQWMLDRLEYRAGKGADGYAWEGEGWIGGDINRFAVKSEGEGTVGGSLERAEVQALYSRAIDPWFNLQAGVRQDFGEGPDRSYAVIGIDGLAPYWFEVGAEAFLSTRGDAHLRLEASYDQRITQRLILQPAAEFNLAAQAVPELGIGAGPSDIELGLRLRYEIAREFAPYVGVNWERKLGDTADYARAAGDKPSATSLVIGLRAWF; encoded by the coding sequence ATGAGGAGGGTCGCGCTTCTGATGCTCGCCGCCGCCGCGCCGGTGCAGGCCCAGACGATGGACCATAGCCAGATGGACCATAGCCAGATGGATCATGGGGCAATGGGTCATGAGATGCCGGCTGCCGACGCCGCCATCCCGCAAGGCACGCCGCCGACAGTGCCGACCGATCATGCCGCCGACGCGCTCTATGACCCCGCTGCCATGGCCCGCGCCCGCGCGGCGATGATCGCGGAAGGGGGCGGCATGACCTATTCGCAATGGATGCTCGATCGGCTGGAATATCGCGCCGGCAAGGGCGCTGATGGCTATGCCTGGGAGGGCGAAGGCTGGATCGGCGGCGACATCAACCGCTTCGCGGTCAAGAGCGAGGGTGAGGGGACGGTCGGCGGATCGCTCGAACGGGCCGAGGTGCAGGCGCTCTACAGCCGGGCGATCGACCCCTGGTTCAACCTGCAGGCGGGCGTGCGGCAGGATTTCGGCGAAGGGCCGGACCGCAGCTATGCGGTGATCGGCATCGACGGCCTGGCGCCTTACTGGTTCGAGGTCGGGGCCGAAGCCTTCCTGTCGACCAGGGGCGACGCCCATCTGCGGCTGGAGGCGAGCTATGACCAGCGCATCACCCAGCGGCTGATCCTGCAGCCCGCTGCCGAGTTCAATCTGGCGGCGCAGGCCGTGCCCGAACTGGGGATCGGCGCCGGCCCGTCCGATATCGAGCTGGGGCTGCGGCTGCGCTACGAGATCGCCCGCGAATTTGCGCCCTATGTCGGCGTCAATTGGGAACGCAAGCTGGGCGATACGGCCGATTATGCCCGTGCCGCCGGCGATAAGCCGTCGGCCACCAGCCTGGTGATCGGCCTGCGCGCCTGGTTCTGA
- a CDS encoding copper resistance system multicopper oxidase, protein MTDLPSLPLDRRSLIRGGAALALAQALPGWAATGTHGAAQGALSGETIALSIGDGHFATGGRSAHAISVNGGTPAPLIRLREGQSVNIAVTNRLKEDSSIHWHGLILPFQMDGVPGISFPGIMLGETFTYRFPVRQAGTYWYHSHSGMQEAMGLYGPIIIDPAGVDPVAYDREHVILLADWSPVHPHRLLQRLKQMGGYYNMQRQTLAGLLAGKDQGLKDRIDWGAMRMDPTDISDVTGATYSYLVNGMGTAENWTGLFAPGERVRLRIINASAMTNFNVRLPGLPMTVVQCDGQDVQPVETDEFQIGIAETYDVIVQPGEAKPYALIAEAIDRSGLVRATLAPQVGMVAPVPARRARPLLGMKDMGMDMGGMDMGHGGVIDLSQPANDAMSGHSMKMRDKSVAPGVKMGPGVATLSPMPADRTADRPTGLEDVDHRVLTYADLRSLTPNTDLRTPTRSLDIHLTANMERYMWSFDGVKLSEGAEPIAFRHMERVRVTLINDTMMPHPIHLHGHFFELVTGEAAHNPRKHTVNVLPGGKVSFDLTADALGDWAFHCHMLMHMHAGMMRVVTVRHGEDAA, encoded by the coding sequence ATGACCGATCTGCCTTCCCTTCCTCTCGACCGCCGCAGCCTGATCCGGGGCGGCGCGGCGCTTGCACTGGCACAGGCCTTGCCCGGCTGGGCGGCCACCGGCACGCATGGCGCGGCGCAGGGCGCGCTGTCGGGCGAGACGATCGCGCTCAGCATCGGCGATGGGCATTTTGCGACCGGCGGCCGATCGGCCCATGCGATCAGCGTCAATGGCGGCACGCCGGCGCCGCTCATCCGCCTGCGCGAGGGGCAGAGTGTCAACATCGCCGTCACCAACCGGTTGAAGGAGGATAGCTCGATCCACTGGCATGGGCTGATCCTGCCCTTCCAGATGGACGGCGTGCCGGGCATCAGCTTCCCCGGCATCATGCTCGGCGAGACCTTCACCTATCGCTTTCCGGTGCGGCAGGCAGGCACCTACTGGTATCACAGCCATTCGGGCATGCAGGAGGCGATGGGCCTTTACGGGCCGATCATCATCGATCCCGCCGGCGTCGATCCGGTGGCCTATGACCGGGAGCATGTGATCCTGCTCGCCGACTGGAGCCCGGTTCATCCGCACAGGCTGCTGCAAAGGCTGAAGCAGATGGGCGGCTATTACAACATGCAGCGCCAGACGCTGGCCGGGCTGCTGGCGGGGAAGGATCAGGGGCTCAAGGACCGCATCGACTGGGGCGCGATGCGCATGGACCCGACCGATATTTCCGACGTCACCGGCGCCACCTACAGCTATCTGGTGAACGGCATGGGCACGGCCGAAAACTGGACCGGCCTGTTCGCGCCGGGCGAGAGGGTGCGGCTGCGCATCATCAACGCGTCGGCGATGACCAATTTCAATGTTCGCCTGCCCGGCCTGCCGATGACCGTCGTCCAGTGCGACGGGCAGGATGTCCAGCCGGTCGAGACCGACGAGTTCCAGATCGGCATTGCCGAAACCTATGATGTGATCGTCCAGCCCGGCGAGGCGAAGCCCTATGCCCTGATTGCCGAGGCGATCGACCGGTCGGGCCTGGTCCGCGCCACGCTGGCGCCGCAGGTCGGCATGGTCGCCCCCGTGCCGGCCCGGCGCGCCCGGCCGCTGCTGGGCATGAAGGACATGGGCATGGACATGGGCGGCATGGATATGGGCCATGGCGGCGTGATCGACCTCAGCCAGCCGGCCAATGACGCCATGAGCGGGCATAGCATGAAGATGCGCGACAAGTCGGTCGCGCCGGGCGTGAAAATGGGGCCGGGCGTCGCCACCCTGTCGCCGATGCCGGCCGATCGCACCGCTGACCGGCCGACGGGGCTGGAGGATGTCGACCATCGGGTGCTGACCTATGCCGATCTGCGGTCGCTGACGCCGAACACGGACCTGCGCACCCCGACCCGGTCGCTCGACATTCATCTGACCGCGAACATGGAACGATACATGTGGTCGTTCGACGGGGTGAAGCTGTCGGAAGGGGCGGAGCCGATCGCCTTCCGCCATATGGAACGGGTGCGCGTGACCCTGATCAACGACACGATGATGCCGCATCCCATCCATCTGCACGGCCATTTCTTCGAACTGGTGACCGGCGAGGCGGCGCATAATCCGCGCAAGCATACGGTGAATGTGCTGCCGGGCGGCAAGGTCAGCTTCGACCTTACCGCCGATGCGCTGGGTGACTGGGCGTTCCACTGCCATATGCTGATGCACATGCATGCCGGGATGATGCGGGTCGTGACGGTCCGCCATGGGGAGGACGCGGCATGA
- a CDS encoding RNA polymerase sigma factor has protein sequence MIADDPDDATLAAQALAGRQAAYGALMRRHRDAVYRLARGHVGDADAAMDIVQESFIAAFTSLARYDGRRPFRGWIARITINKCHDWARRRAVRRFFSFARPIEDAAHVADAGPDPEQAAQSRAGVARIEAAVAALPVALREVVLLRGIEGMSQAEVAQILGVSEKAVETRLYRARRQLQEMLRESDGARV, from the coding sequence GTGATAGCCGACGATCCTGATGATGCCACGCTGGCGGCGCAGGCGCTGGCCGGGCGGCAGGCCGCCTATGGCGCGCTGATGCGGCGGCACCGCGATGCCGTCTATCGGCTGGCGCGTGGCCATGTCGGCGATGCGGATGCGGCAATGGACATCGTGCAGGAAAGCTTCATCGCCGCCTTTACCTCGCTCGCCCGCTATGATGGGCGCCGGCCCTTTCGCGGCTGGATCGCGCGGATCACGATCAACAAATGCCATGACTGGGCGCGCCGCCGTGCCGTCCGTCGCTTCTTCAGCTTCGCCCGGCCGATCGAGGACGCCGCCCATGTCGCCGACGCGGGGCCCGATCCCGAGCAGGCGGCCCAGTCCCGCGCTGGCGTTGCCCGGATCGAGGCAGCGGTGGCGGCATTGCCGGTGGCGCTGCGCGAGGTGGTTTTGCTGCGCGGGATCGAGGGCATGAGCCAGGCCGAGGTCGCGCAGATATTGGGGGTGAGCGAAAAGGCGGTGGAAACCCGCCTTTACCGTGCCCGCCGGCAATTGCAGGAGATGTTGAGGGAAAGCGACGGCGCGCGCGTATAA
- a CDS encoding periplasmic heavy metal sensor, with protein MGKRYWLVALVAFAAALAAVLVARTWLAPAPPVENEVHALLHDRLTLDAGQKQRIADLEAAFAQRKAALDAEMRADNQRLAAAIAAEHGYGPRVAQAVDRSHQAMGELQKETLKHIFAMRGVLRPDQAALFDAAVVKALTQPVG; from the coding sequence ATGGGCAAACGCTATTGGCTGGTGGCGCTGGTCGCCTTTGCCGCGGCGCTGGCCGCCGTGCTGGTTGCGCGCACCTGGCTCGCACCCGCGCCGCCGGTGGAGAATGAGGTTCATGCCCTGCTCCACGATCGGCTGACCCTGGATGCCGGCCAGAAGCAGCGCATCGCCGATCTGGAAGCCGCCTTCGCGCAGCGCAAGGCCGCGCTCGACGCGGAAATGCGCGCCGACAATCAGCGGCTGGCCGCCGCGATCGCCGCCGAACATGGCTATGGGCCGCGCGTCGCCCAGGCGGTCGACCGGTCGCACCAGGCGATGGGGGAATTGCAGAAGGAAACATTGAAGCACATCTTCGCGATGCGCGGCGTGCTGCGCCCCGATCAGGCCGCGCTGTTCGACGCGGCGGTGGTCAAGGCGCTGACCCAGCCTGTCGGGTGA
- a CDS encoding copper resistance protein CopC, translating into MPRLPLIAAAFALTALPGAAFARPQLVAASPAANASVAKPTRLTLGFSEALQADHSSITLTMTGMPGMADHPPMPIKGFTTAVAADGKGLVITLPRALPTGSYDLQWTVMGNDHQPVSGTYSFKVR; encoded by the coding sequence ATGCCCCGCCTGCCCCTGATCGCCGCAGCCTTTGCCCTCACCGCCCTGCCCGGCGCCGCCTTCGCCAGGCCGCAGCTCGTTGCGGCCAGTCCCGCCGCCAATGCCAGCGTCGCCAAGCCGACCCGGCTGACCCTGGGCTTTTCCGAGGCGCTCCAGGCCGATCATAGCAGCATCACGCTCACCATGACCGGCATGCCGGGCATGGCCGATCATCCGCCGATGCCGATCAAGGGCTTCACCACCGCCGTGGCCGCCGATGGCAAGGGCCTGGTCATCACCCTGCCCCGCGCCCTGCCGACCGGCAGCTATGATCTTCAATGGACAGTGATGGGCAACGATCATCAGCCGGTCAGCGGCACATATAGCTTCAAGGTGCGCTGA